Proteins found in one Streptococcus anginosus subsp. whileyi MAS624 genomic segment:
- a CDS encoding type II toxin-antitoxin system RelE family toxin, whose translation MTYQVELTPDAQNDLAKLDNSQIIHVRKSLLKLEQNGPKVGEALHGKLAGYRKLKHRKLGLRVIFRETSNGIEIIEVIAIGKRSDSEIYKIAEKRILP comes from the coding sequence ATGACCTACCAAGTTGAATTAACTCCAGATGCTCAAAATGATTTAGCTAAATTAGATAACAGTCAAATCATTCATGTTAGAAAATCTTTACTCAAACTAGAACAAAATGGTCCTAAAGTCGGTGAAGCTCTCCACGGTAAGTTAGCAGGCTATCGCAAATTAAAACATAGAAAATTAGGTTTAAGAGTTATCTTTAGAGAAACGAGCAACGGAATTGAGATTATAGAGGTCATTGCGATTGGCAAACGGAGTGATTCTGAAATCTATAAGATTGCTGAAAAAAGAATTCTGCCTTAA
- a CDS encoding type II toxin-antitoxin system RelB/DinJ family antitoxin encodes MTLTKNKSRLNLNIDSDLKENVGKILSEMGLDYTTAINIYFRKILTEQKIPFEISIRKNLTVDEIFGKNWRDGLDEIEDDWE; translated from the coding sequence ATGACTCTCACAAAAAATAAGTCAAGATTAAATTTGAATATTGATTCCGACCTAAAAGAAAATGTAGGGAAAATTTTATCAGAAATGGGACTAGACTACACAACGGCTATCAATATCTATTTCAGAAAAATTTTAACCGAGCAAAAAATACCTTTTGAAATTAGTATTCGTAAAAATTTGACTGTTGATGAAATTTTTGGGAAAAATTGGAGAGACGGCTTAGATGAAATTGAGGACGATTGGGAATGA
- a CDS encoding SEC10/PgrA surface exclusion domain-containing protein: MGNKVIKGAATGAIALATFGVTSGATVQADEVVKPSTTLSSDVTAPKVHNIKVLDGVLLTKDSAVVTTTPTEKTVEEAHGIKQQADQAVTDQAKKADADRDAKIKDLTTKKAEQAVAKTDAENALAEAKKNAEAKKAVKEAAEAKRDALQKELDDKKKLSTITVPQYVIDAYKKYLDSEREEADKDALQDVFNKWIEEGAYDIERYGNVPIDPSTVDPAHMTREQAKALTQYYAHLVTAVRRQIWGTNVKTYTTEEAMDYVQKVAEAYAKENKPWSSGHSHDALNAGQTNSSKLTWNTENISTLRTSTTTMTEMYRFIVRTIIGMMVDDYHSNFGHMDNMLGSSDYDDVIGVASSVTPNGLGRMHYVGFPTAHAGQALPDPYDTTQLEKDLAQAESDFQAALTAFNEANGVLTAKQAAFDAAHQALSTTQSELATVRNQALQTPSAEMAHRAAVATRTSAETRKASADKAVTNLNASIQEKQAALRKAQAVLVAKEEAAQKAATALREAESKAIEAQQMLNATKAKLAALTGVKDATPAANEALEKATTARKDAQARKDAADKAVANLKASIKEKQAALRTAEQALTAAENNLAVLKASKANEDAKLVAAEQAVADAKAVEAKSAAERAVLEGKLKDQQNLLTMYKNADKLLSEAVSRQLEASAKHKEAVAKTLEARSKLAELLKDQRDANSQYEAVKKAYEEWLASKKAAEEKAQALSMRQAAKPMTTSKKIRPTIHSSYIYSRADKQLPQTGEKGSWLALIGMGILASLSFGVRRKQGRN; this comes from the coding sequence ATGGGAAACAAGGTTATTAAAGGTGCGGCGACAGGGGCTATAGCACTAGCTACATTTGGTGTAACTAGTGGGGCAACTGTACAAGCGGACGAAGTGGTCAAACCGTCAACTACTCTGTCTTCTGATGTAACAGCACCCAAGGTGCATAATATTAAAGTCTTAGACGGTGTTCTATTGACGAAGGATAGCGCTGTGGTCACTACCACCCCAACAGAGAAGACGGTTGAGGAAGCGCATGGCATCAAACAACAAGCCGATCAAGCGGTGACCGACCAAGCCAAGAAAGCAGACGCTGATCGTGATGCCAAAATCAAAGACTTAACCACAAAAAAAGCAGAACAAGCTGTAGCTAAAACGGACGCCGAAAATGCCCTTGCGGAAGCTAAGAAAAATGCCGAAGCCAAGAAAGCAGTCAAAGAAGCAGCCGAAGCCAAACGTGATGCGTTGCAGAAAGAATTGGACGACAAGAAGAAGTTATCGACGATCACCGTACCACAATATGTGATTGATGCGTATAAGAAGTATTTGGATTCTGAACGTGAAGAAGCCGATAAAGATGCGCTTCAAGATGTCTTCAACAAGTGGATTGAGGAAGGTGCTTACGACATTGAACGTTATGGAAATGTACCAATTGATCCATCAACGGTTGATCCAGCTCATATGACCCGTGAACAAGCAAAAGCCTTAACCCAATATTATGCACACTTAGTTACAGCAGTTCGCCGCCAAATCTGGGGTACTAATGTGAAGACTTACACCACCGAAGAAGCAATGGACTATGTGCAAAAAGTTGCCGAAGCATATGCAAAAGAAAACAAACCATGGTCATCTGGTCACAGTCATGATGCATTGAACGCAGGTCAAACTAATTCTTCTAAGTTAACATGGAATACAGAAAATATCAGTACGCTTCGTACAAGTACTACAACCATGACAGAAATGTATCGATTTATCGTTCGTACAATCATTGGTATGATGGTGGATGACTACCATAGTAATTTTGGTCATATGGACAATATGCTTGGTAGCTCTGACTACGACGACGTTATCGGTGTCGCATCCAGTGTGACCCCAAACGGTCTTGGTCGCATGCATTATGTTGGTTTCCCAACTGCACACGCCGGTCAAGCCCTACCAGACCCATATGACACAACGCAATTGGAAAAAGACTTGGCTCAAGCCGAAAGTGATTTTCAAGCCGCACTCACAGCCTTCAATGAAGCCAATGGGGTTCTGACTGCTAAACAAGCTGCTTTTGATGCAGCTCATCAAGCATTGAGCACGACACAAAGCGAATTGGCTACTGTACGCAACCAAGCGCTCCAAACACCTAGCGCTGAAATGGCACACCGTGCAGCAGTTGCAACGCGTACTAGCGCAGAAACCCGCAAAGCGAGTGCAGACAAAGCGGTTACCAACCTCAACGCATCCATTCAAGAAAAACAAGCTGCGCTTCGCAAAGCACAAGCGGTCTTAGTTGCCAAAGAAGAAGCGGCTCAAAAGGCTGCAACCGCTCTTCGTGAAGCAGAAAGCAAAGCAATAGAAGCGCAACAGATGCTCAACGCTACCAAAGCCAAATTGGCAGCACTTACCGGGGTGAAAGACGCTACACCAGCGGCTAATGAAGCCCTTGAAAAAGCAACGACTGCGCGCAAGGATGCACAAGCTCGTAAAGATGCGGCAGACAAAGCGGTTGCCAACCTCAAAGCATCTATCAAAGAAAAACAAGCGGCGCTTCGTACCGCAGAACAAGCCTTGACGGCAGCTGAAAACAACTTGGCTGTGTTGAAAGCAAGTAAAGCAAATGAAGATGCCAAATTGGTAGCTGCTGAACAAGCGGTAGCCGATGCTAAAGCCGTGGAAGCTAAATCGGCTGCGGAACGTGCAGTGCTGGAAGGCAAGTTGAAAGACCAACAAAACTTGCTGACCATGTATAAGAATGCAGATAAGTTGCTTAGTGAAGCAGTATCAAGACAATTGGAAGCAAGTGCGAAACATAAGGAAGCCGTTGCGAAAACATTAGAAGCGCGTAGTAAACTGGCGGAACTGTTGAAAGACCAACGGGATGCAAATAGCCAGTATGAGGCGGTGAAGAAGGCTTATGAGGAGTGGTTGGCTTCTAAGAAAGCAGCAGAAGAAAAAGCACAAGCTCTTTCAATGCGTCAAGCTGCCAAACCAATGACCACAAGCAAAAAGATTCGCCCAACCATTCACTCAAGCTATATTTATAGCCGAGCTGACAAACAACTCCCACAAACTGGAGAAAAAGGTTCATGGCTGGCATTGATAGGTATGGGAATCTTAGCAAGTCTTAGCTTTGGTGTACGTAGAAAACAGGGAAGAAACTAA
- a CDS encoding helix-turn-helix domain-containing protein, protein MKELLRDYIGKRIRLLRLERGMTQEQLEERADLGTNYVYKLEHLAPNVKINTLERVMQALEVDIETFFDMVPDKEKEDDLTQLVQHLKSLPQEKQKKVIDAITVLLES, encoded by the coding sequence ATGAAAGAATTATTACGAGATTACATTGGGAAAAGAATCCGCCTTTTAAGATTAGAAAGAGGAATGACCCAAGAACAACTGGAAGAACGAGCGGATTTAGGCACAAATTACGTTTATAAACTAGAGCATCTTGCTCCAAATGTCAAAATCAACACCCTTGAAAGAGTGATGCAAGCCCTAGAAGTTGATATTGAAACCTTTTTTGATATGGTACCAGATAAGGAAAAAGAAGATGATTTAACCCAATTAGTCCAACATCTGAAATCACTCCCACAAGAAAAACAAAAGAAAGTGATTGATGCCATTACCGTATTATTAGAAAGTTGA